TCGCTCGCTTCGATGATGAACAGCACGTCGACCATCTTCACGATGGACCTGTACCGGAATTACTTCAAGAAGGGCAGCTCCGAGGGCGAACTCGTAAAGGTCGGGCGCATCGTCGCCCTCGTCGCCATGGTCATCGCCGCGTTGCTGGCACCACAGCTCGCCTCACTCGATCAGGTGTTCCAGTACATCCAGGAGTACACCGGAATGGTGAGCCCGGGCGTGCTGGCCATCTTCATCATGGGACTCTTCTGGAAGAAGTCGACGCCAAACGCCGCACTCGTCTCGGCCATCCTGAGCATTCCGATCTCGTGGCTCATGAAAGTCGCGCTTCCGGGCCTGCCATTCATCGACCGCATGGGAGTCGCTTTTCTGATTTCCGTGGCGCTCATTGTCGTCATCTCGTTGATCGAGGGCAAGGGCAAGGATCACGACCGCGGGATCGTACTCAGCCGCGACATGCTCGTGAGCGATCCGCTGTTCGCCGGACTCGCGTTCGG
This sequence is a window from Rhodothermales bacterium. Protein-coding genes within it:
- a CDS encoding sodium/glucose cotransporter; this encodes SLASMMNSTSTIFTMDLYRNYFKKGSSEGELVKVGRIVALVAMVIAALLAPQLASLDQVFQYIQEYTGMVSPGVLAIFIMGLFWKKSTPNAALVSAILSIPISWLMKVALPGLPFIDRMGVAFLISVALIVVISLIEGKGKDHDRGIVLSRDMLVSDPLFAGLAFGIVGITAALYTIFW